One genomic window of Anaeromyxobacter diazotrophicus includes the following:
- the tatA gene encoding twin-arginine translocase TatA/TatE family subunit: MGLRLPEVLIILVVLVLVFGANKIPQLGDALGKGIRNFKKASNEDDSIDVTPKGDAQQQGQLPQGAATGAARAASAEKKA; this comes from the coding sequence ATGGGACTGCGACTGCCTGAAGTGCTCATCATCCTCGTCGTGCTCGTGCTCGTCTTCGGCGCGAACAAGATCCCTCAGCTCGGCGACGCGCTCGGCAAGGGGATCCGCAACTTCAAGAAGGCCTCGAACGAGGACGACTCGATCGACGTGACCCCGAAGGGCGACGCGCAGCAGCAGGGGCAGCTCCCGCAGGGCGCCGCCACCGGCGCCGCCCGCGCTGCGAGCGCCGAGAAGAAGGCCTAG
- a CDS encoding glycerophosphodiester phosphodiesterase: MAGDSATTAERRPIILAHRGASADAPENTLAAFRLALDQGADGVELDVWRCATGEVVVHHDADTRRTAGAALRLRRAPLRELRALDVGAWRGGAFRGERIPLLAEVLEALPGAIVNVELKAERLPDLALAAAVARVLHRAGAAGRCVVSSFDALLLAAFRAAAPAVPRGLLVAEGRTWRLRAGAGARLARPDALHPQASLVTAARAAAWRARGLAVRAWTVDEEAEVARLARLGVTALITNRPAAALAAARRAAGATSR; encoded by the coding sequence ATGGCCGGAGACAGCGCCACAACAGCGGAGCGACGCCCGATCATCCTGGCCCACCGCGGGGCCAGCGCGGACGCACCGGAGAACACCCTGGCCGCCTTCCGGCTGGCGCTCGACCAGGGCGCGGACGGCGTCGAGCTCGACGTGTGGCGCTGTGCGACGGGCGAGGTGGTGGTCCACCACGACGCCGACACGCGCCGCACCGCCGGCGCCGCGCTCCGGCTCCGGCGCGCGCCGCTGCGCGAGCTGCGCGCGCTCGACGTCGGCGCCTGGCGCGGCGGGGCCTTCCGCGGCGAGCGCATCCCACTCCTGGCGGAGGTGCTGGAGGCGCTGCCGGGCGCGATCGTGAACGTCGAGCTCAAGGCGGAGCGGCTCCCGGACCTCGCGCTGGCGGCGGCGGTGGCGCGCGTCCTCCACCGCGCCGGCGCCGCCGGCCGGTGCGTCGTGTCGTCGTTCGACGCGCTGCTGCTGGCCGCCTTCCGCGCCGCGGCGCCCGCCGTGCCGCGCGGGCTCCTGGTGGCGGAGGGGCGGACCTGGCGGCTCCGCGCGGGGGCGGGCGCGCGCCTGGCGCGGCCGGACGCCCTCCACCCCCAGGCCTCCCTCGTGACCGCCGCGCGCGCCGCCGCCTGGCGCGCGCGCGGGCTGGCGGTGCGCGCCTGGACGGTGGACGAGGAGGCCGAGGTGGCGCGCCTGGCGCGGCTGGGGGTGACGGCCCTCATCACGAACCGCCCGGCCGCGGCGCTGGCGGCGGCGCGCCGGGCCGCTGGAGCGACCTCGCGCTGA
- a CDS encoding thioredoxin domain-containing protein — MIEPLPGAAPHPAALQASLERAIERLGPGYRPRTRHLAGDGRPRFTNRLALESSPYLLQHAHNPVAWWPWGDEAFEEARRTGRPIFLSIGYSTCHWCHVMERESFEDEEVARYLNQRYVAIKVDREERPDVDAIYMTAVQALTGGGGWPMTVFLDADREPFFAGTYFPARDGDRGPARGLLSILAEIVAVWERDPPRVKNAGRALAEAIRVALSGAGAAPGDAPPGAEPIQRAVRFFEGVFDAQHGGVNRAPKFPSNLPVRLLLRHHRRTHDPSSLHMALLTLERMAAGGLMDQVGGGFHRYSTDERWLVPHFEKMLYDNAQLAVAYAEAWQVTGRRDLARVARQTLDYVLRELASPEGALWSATDADSEGEEGRFYVWEERELREVLGAGADRFLAFYGVTPGGNFEGRNILAVPSPDEDAWEALAPARVALYQARARRPPPLLDDKVVAAWNGLGLSALAFGGRVLDEPLYVEAAARAARFVLGTLRPAGRLARSWRAGALGPPGYLSDHAFLVQGLLDLHEATLDPTWLREALALASATEELFADPRGGWFVTGHDQEELLAREKPTHDGAEPSGAAVALLNAVRLEAYTADARWSEVVQRALRWYAPALAEQPVALTELLLGLDAALDGPGEVVLVWPEDAEAPAAMLEVLRRTFMPARALTGAAEGATLARLAAAAPVAAGRAAVSGQPTAYVCERGACRLPAVTPEKLADQLRPVRPYRG, encoded by the coding sequence GTGATCGAGCCCCTCCCCGGCGCAGCGCCCCACCCTGCCGCGCTCCAGGCCAGCCTCGAGCGGGCGATCGAGCGCCTCGGGCCCGGCTACCGGCCCCGCACCCGCCACCTCGCCGGCGACGGCCGCCCTCGCTTCACCAACCGGCTCGCCCTCGAGTCGAGCCCCTACCTGCTGCAGCACGCCCACAACCCGGTGGCGTGGTGGCCCTGGGGCGACGAGGCGTTCGAGGAGGCGCGCCGCACGGGCCGGCCGATCTTCCTCTCCATCGGCTACTCGACCTGCCACTGGTGCCACGTCATGGAGCGCGAGTCCTTCGAGGACGAGGAGGTCGCGCGCTACCTCAACCAGCGCTACGTGGCCATCAAGGTGGACCGCGAGGAGCGGCCCGACGTCGACGCCATCTACATGACCGCGGTGCAGGCGCTCACCGGCGGCGGCGGCTGGCCGATGACGGTCTTCCTGGACGCCGACCGCGAGCCGTTCTTCGCCGGCACCTACTTCCCGGCGCGCGACGGCGACCGCGGCCCCGCGCGCGGGCTGCTCTCGATCCTGGCCGAGATCGTGGCCGTCTGGGAGCGTGATCCACCCCGGGTGAAGAACGCCGGGCGGGCGCTCGCCGAGGCCATCCGGGTGGCGCTCTCGGGCGCCGGCGCGGCGCCGGGGGACGCGCCGCCGGGCGCGGAGCCCATCCAGCGGGCGGTGCGCTTCTTCGAGGGCGTCTTCGACGCGCAGCACGGGGGCGTGAACCGCGCCCCCAAGTTCCCCTCCAACCTGCCGGTGCGGCTCCTGCTGCGGCACCACCGCCGCACGCACGACCCGAGCTCGCTCCACATGGCGCTCCTCACCCTGGAGCGGATGGCGGCGGGCGGGCTCATGGACCAGGTCGGCGGCGGGTTCCACCGCTACTCCACCGACGAGCGCTGGCTCGTCCCGCACTTCGAGAAGATGCTCTACGACAACGCGCAGCTGGCGGTGGCCTACGCGGAGGCGTGGCAGGTCACCGGCCGGCGCGACCTCGCGCGCGTCGCGCGCCAGACGCTCGACTACGTCCTGCGCGAGCTCGCCTCGCCCGAGGGCGCGCTCTGGTCCGCCACCGACGCCGACTCGGAGGGCGAGGAGGGCCGCTTCTACGTCTGGGAGGAGCGCGAGCTGCGGGAAGTGCTCGGGGCCGGCGCCGACCGCTTCCTCGCCTTCTACGGCGTCACGCCCGGCGGGAACTTCGAGGGCAGGAACATCCTCGCGGTGCCGTCGCCGGACGAGGACGCCTGGGAGGCGCTGGCGCCGGCGCGCGTCGCGCTCTACCAGGCGCGCGCCCGGCGGCCGCCGCCGCTCCTCGACGACAAGGTGGTGGCGGCCTGGAACGGTCTCGGCCTCTCCGCCCTCGCCTTCGGCGGGCGCGTGCTGGACGAGCCGCTCTACGTCGAGGCGGCCGCCCGCGCCGCGCGCTTCGTCCTCGGGACGCTGCGCCCCGCCGGGCGCCTCGCGCGGAGCTGGCGCGCCGGCGCGCTCGGGCCACCGGGCTACCTCTCCGACCACGCCTTCCTGGTCCAGGGCCTGCTCGACCTGCACGAGGCGACGCTCGACCCGACCTGGCTGCGCGAGGCGCTCGCGCTGGCCAGCGCGACCGAGGAGCTGTTCGCCGACCCCCGCGGCGGCTGGTTCGTGACCGGCCACGACCAGGAGGAGCTCCTCGCGCGCGAGAAGCCCACCCACGACGGCGCCGAGCCGTCCGGCGCGGCGGTGGCGCTCCTGAACGCGGTCCGGCTGGAGGCCTACACCGCCGACGCGCGCTGGAGCGAGGTGGTGCAGCGGGCGCTGCGCTGGTACGCGCCCGCGCTGGCCGAGCAGCCGGTCGCGTTGACCGAGCTCCTCCTCGGGCTCGACGCCGCGCTCGACGGGCCGGGAGAGGTGGTCCTCGTCTGGCCGGAGGACGCCGAGGCCCCCGCGGCCATGCTGGAGGTGCTGCGGCGGACGTTCATGCCGGCGCGCGCGCTCACCGGAGCGGCCGAGGGCGCCACGCTGGCGCGGCTGGCCGCGGCGGCGCCGGTGGCCGCCGGCCGCGCCGCGGTGAGTGGCCAGCCCACCGCCTACGTCTGCGAGCGCGGCGCGTGCCGGCTGCCCGCCGTCACGCCCGAGAAGCTCGCCGATCAGCTCCGCCCCGTCCGCCCCTACCGCGGCTGA
- a CDS encoding CsbD family protein, whose product MAMGDDDKLEGKWDEAKGRVKNAAGEITGNRELKDEGTMDKLKGKLKDIKGDIKGALDPDKRH is encoded by the coding sequence ATGGCGATGGGCGACGACGACAAGCTGGAAGGCAAGTGGGACGAGGCCAAGGGCCGCGTGAAGAACGCCGCCGGCGAGATCACCGGCAATCGCGAGCTCAAGGACGAAGGGACGATGGACAAGCTCAAGGGGAAGCTGAAGGACATCAAGGGCGACATCAAGGGCGCCCTCGACCCCGACAAGCGGCACTGA
- a CDS encoding RtcB family protein: MKLRRIEADLWEIAREGRMKVPGRVYSVGPPAPDDPALQQVANVAHLPGILRFSLAMPDIHWGYGFPIGGVAAVDAERGAVSPGGVGYDINCGVRAVTTQLDAQWVRARLHQVVAQLFRDIPAGVGASRALPRLSEEELDVVLRDGARWGVRRGFAAAADDAERCEEGGRLPGAEPGEVSARARRRGADQLGTLGSGNHFLEVDRVAEIYDEAAAEAFGLFPGRVAIQIHSGSRGLGYQVCDEALAGLAQAGPDYGEDYRALPDPQLACAPVESEAGRAYLGAMQAAANFAFANRQVMTGLAVRALQRALGASDAELAARVLYDVCHNVAKRETHLVDGAPREVLVHRKGATRAFGPGDPRVPEPYRQAGQPVLIPGDMGRYSYVLAGTARAMEDTFGSSCHGAGRLLSRGRALAAARGRSIARELAERGIEVLSRGPKTLGEEMSDAYKDVADVVGVMARAGVTRLVARLEPMGVVKG, from the coding sequence ATGAAGCTGCGCCGCATCGAGGCCGATCTGTGGGAGATCGCGCGGGAAGGCCGGATGAAGGTGCCCGGCCGTGTCTACTCGGTCGGCCCCCCAGCGCCCGACGACCCGGCGCTGCAGCAGGTGGCGAACGTCGCGCACCTGCCCGGGATCCTGCGCTTCTCGCTCGCCATGCCCGACATCCACTGGGGGTACGGCTTCCCGATCGGCGGCGTGGCCGCGGTGGACGCGGAGCGCGGCGCCGTCTCGCCGGGCGGCGTCGGGTACGACATCAACTGCGGCGTGCGCGCCGTCACCACCCAGCTCGACGCGCAGTGGGTGCGGGCCCGGTTGCACCAGGTGGTGGCGCAGCTCTTCCGCGACATCCCGGCCGGCGTCGGCGCCAGCCGGGCGCTGCCGCGCCTCTCCGAGGAGGAGCTCGACGTTGTGCTCCGCGACGGCGCGCGCTGGGGCGTCCGGCGCGGCTTCGCGGCCGCGGCCGACGACGCCGAGCGGTGCGAGGAGGGCGGGCGGCTCCCCGGCGCCGAGCCGGGCGAGGTGAGCGCGCGCGCCCGGCGCCGCGGCGCCGACCAGCTCGGCACGCTGGGGAGCGGGAACCACTTCCTCGAGGTGGACCGGGTGGCCGAGATCTACGACGAAGCGGCGGCCGAGGCGTTCGGGCTCTTCCCGGGCCGCGTGGCGATCCAGATCCACTCCGGCTCGCGCGGCCTCGGCTACCAGGTCTGCGACGAGGCGCTGGCCGGCCTGGCGCAGGCGGGCCCCGACTACGGCGAGGACTACCGCGCGCTCCCGGACCCGCAGCTCGCCTGCGCGCCCGTCGAGAGCGAGGCGGGGCGCGCCTACCTCGGCGCCATGCAGGCCGCGGCCAACTTCGCCTTCGCCAACCGGCAGGTGATGACCGGGCTGGCGGTGCGGGCGCTGCAGCGCGCCCTCGGCGCGTCCGACGCCGAGCTCGCGGCGCGGGTCCTGTACGACGTGTGCCACAACGTGGCGAAGCGCGAGACGCACCTCGTCGACGGGGCGCCGCGCGAGGTGCTCGTCCACCGCAAGGGCGCGACCCGCGCCTTCGGGCCGGGGGACCCGCGCGTCCCGGAGCCCTACCGCCAGGCGGGCCAGCCGGTGCTCATCCCGGGCGACATGGGCCGCTACTCCTACGTCCTCGCCGGCACGGCGCGCGCCATGGAGGACACCTTCGGCTCCTCCTGCCACGGGGCCGGGCGCCTGCTCTCGCGCGGGCGGGCGCTCGCGGCCGCGCGCGGGCGCTCCATCGCGCGCGAGCTCGCCGAGCGCGGCATCGAGGTGCTGTCGCGCGGGCCGAAGACGCTGGGCGAGGAGATGAGCGACGCGTACAAGGACGTGGCCGACGTGGTCGGCGTCATGGCGCGCGCCGGCGTCACCCGGCTCGTCGCGCGGCTCGAGCCCATGGGGGTGGTGAAGGGGTGA